One region of Pseudoxanthobacter soli DSM 19599 genomic DNA includes:
- a CDS encoding DEAD/DEAH box helicase produces the protein MTATIQETIEALQRTLLGYIEATYHVADPSVVRQRRKLLEQIGGIFQSPFLESTPRYQTGKRYAEMAGLPDAARDIYTRLSNPAVGKPLLFDPPYVHQAEAIEGILVEQRNLMIMTGTGSGKTESFLLPILGKLAVEAHDRPDQFAKHHAVRAMVLYPMNALVNDQLGRLRLLFGDPRVVGAFEQWAGRAALFARYTSRTPYAGVRTRQKDARRLKSIREFFVDIEDAAAQVGPDTAPESAAAKAAALQGKLHDKGKWPAKPSVAGWFGSGHWLDANGEFRRAITQPGEAELLTRHEAQVNPPDLLITNYSMLEYMMLRPIERPVFDRTRAWLKACPDEKFLIVLDEAHLYRGAQGAEVGLLLRRLRERLDIPAERFQVICATASFSAAGKAKSGEFGGQLSGAEPASFRQITGDLKLQPGEGDGDDADAAALCSVDMNRLYAEADADRDQAIAPFLTYRQTPTGAGHGPDLHAALSGWGPFSRLVNATMVSALSFDEVRAKVFPKVDPVRGDQAINALLALGSRARLKPDEASLLPCRIHAFYRGLPGLWACLDPNCTDLPAEDRGGPIGRLYSQPRARCACNAPVLEYFTCRYCGTSYGRAYTKDVSQPKQIFAEEGHQLLTAEGFIKTLEPLDLLLEPPTTPALGIPALFDLVTGRLDPPHPSDRTRTVYLAPSTVAMAGQTDDGDDEDDEDDEVDGDGRPVGAGQFAPCGCCQKYARGNQSSVQDHVTKGDQPFQALLSSQIKVQPPSPKPASEFAPLRGRKVLVFSDSRQVAARLAPTLQNFSFKDTIRALLPRGYRMLEEGLPAVVLDQAYMAVIVAAHRFGVRLRPGLEPSEVMPKLHYTAPGGIPDAQELMALINEKPPVNLTRAIVDTLRDNVLGLEALAVASVREAAKHSEKLASTLPNLTGLAETPEAKLAVVRAWLRAWVRKPGVWFKDMPPGWWGAGGLVRAHRGEFQPLRYVFSTPALKSGFRKGWLPVLLPLLTENINGQHRMVARNLTLDLGGSWRRCNRCTSVHRPISTLGVCIDCGSDDIHAFDPDADNVFKARKGFYRAPVVDALTSDQPALMSLIAAEHTAQLNAAGADEAFSRAERHEMRFQDIDLAWRTTDVPDTAIDVLSSTTTMEVGIDIGELSGVALRNMPPGRANYQQRAGRAGRRGNAVATVVAFGSADSHDDHYFTRPQEMIRGEVVDPRLTLENPDIVRRHIRAFVLQRYHEARLPDLDHTTDAAANLFSVLGNVRDFRDSTGILNRIDLAAWLKLAHTNLVTALQRWLPSELSAADRARLIAHFVPDLLRAVDEAIGGQPVLPAGPHDGDDTDVLEAPEDATPAAAIETEGGAEHDPQPETEDLVDLASDNLLDRLLYWGVLPRYAFPMDVAPFYVFSPTATGFRHEMEFAPSQGLNVALSQYAPNKQIWIAGKQYTSRAIYSPFPHDRKNAWGRRKLYYECAQCGHAKTTDFDPDRRSERLTCEACQTPGTFGPSKPWFRPPGFAHLWDQPAVTTPDEPNETAYATRAKLVMSSGVQDFDHEINPRLRGLATREPLLVSNSGPGGDGYEYCVRCGRIESVASPEVNLRQPHTLPFPNDNEPNCPGAVSHGVVLGVEFVTDIALFSLSLAAPIRLPPPNAETASAMRTICEAVAKATSQLLEIEPGEILAEHRPALNDSGAAGAVVEVFLYDTLAGGAGFSPQMASRGAELFCKALDIMEQCPADCDASCYRCLRSFRNRLDHTLLDRKLGAQVLRQVMTGVTPPYSLERAQSSVQLLAADLRRQFSDDFEIATATSSVTQAPICLIRKSTGKITPLDLHSPVAPSVPLHATQVKGVVLIDELLVRKNLGEAVAKVINAL, from the coding sequence ATGACCGCGACTATTCAAGAGACAATTGAGGCGCTGCAGCGGACGCTGTTGGGCTACATCGAGGCGACCTATCACGTCGCCGACCCGTCGGTCGTGCGCCAGCGCCGCAAACTGCTCGAACAGATCGGGGGCATCTTCCAGAGCCCCTTCCTGGAGTCGACGCCGCGCTATCAAACGGGCAAGCGCTACGCTGAGATGGCGGGCCTGCCGGACGCCGCGCGGGACATCTACACCCGGCTCTCGAACCCCGCCGTCGGCAAACCGCTCTTGTTCGATCCGCCCTATGTCCATCAGGCCGAGGCGATCGAAGGGATCCTGGTTGAGCAGCGGAACCTGATGATCATGACCGGGACCGGCTCGGGCAAGACCGAGTCCTTCCTCTTGCCGATCCTCGGGAAACTCGCGGTCGAGGCCCACGACCGGCCGGACCAGTTCGCCAAACACCACGCCGTGCGCGCCATGGTGCTCTATCCCATGAACGCCCTGGTCAACGACCAACTCGGCCGCCTCCGCCTGCTGTTCGGCGATCCGCGGGTCGTCGGCGCCTTCGAGCAATGGGCAGGCCGCGCCGCGCTGTTCGCCCGCTACACCAGCCGCACGCCCTACGCCGGCGTGCGGACGCGGCAGAAGGACGCCCGTCGGCTCAAGTCCATCCGCGAGTTCTTCGTCGACATCGAGGACGCGGCCGCCCAGGTCGGGCCCGATACGGCGCCGGAGTCGGCTGCGGCGAAGGCCGCGGCTCTCCAAGGCAAGCTGCACGACAAGGGCAAGTGGCCCGCCAAGCCGAGCGTCGCCGGCTGGTTCGGCAGCGGCCATTGGCTGGACGCCAATGGCGAGTTCCGTCGGGCGATCACGCAGCCGGGGGAAGCGGAGCTTTTGACCCGCCATGAGGCACAGGTCAACCCGCCCGATCTGCTGATCACCAACTATTCGATGCTGGAGTACATGATGCTCCGGCCCATCGAGCGGCCGGTGTTCGACCGCACCCGGGCTTGGCTGAAGGCCTGCCCAGACGAGAAATTCCTTATCGTACTCGATGAAGCCCACCTCTACCGGGGCGCCCAGGGTGCGGAGGTCGGGCTCCTGCTTCGCCGGCTTCGGGAGCGTTTGGACATCCCGGCCGAGCGCTTCCAGGTGATCTGCGCCACGGCGAGCTTCAGCGCGGCCGGCAAGGCCAAGTCGGGAGAGTTCGGCGGCCAGCTCTCGGGCGCCGAACCAGCCTCGTTCCGTCAGATCACCGGCGACCTGAAGCTGCAGCCCGGCGAGGGCGATGGCGACGACGCCGACGCGGCGGCCTTGTGCAGTGTCGACATGAACCGGCTCTACGCGGAGGCCGACGCCGATCGGGATCAGGCAATCGCACCGTTTCTCACCTATCGCCAGACGCCGACCGGCGCTGGACACGGCCCCGACCTTCACGCCGCCCTGTCTGGCTGGGGCCCGTTCAGCCGGCTGGTAAACGCGACCATGGTCAGCGCGCTGTCGTTCGACGAAGTGCGGGCAAAGGTATTTCCCAAGGTTGATCCGGTCCGCGGCGACCAAGCGATCAACGCGCTCCTTGCCCTGGGCAGCCGGGCCAGGCTTAAGCCCGACGAAGCGAGCCTGCTGCCGTGTCGAATCCATGCCTTCTATCGCGGCTTGCCGGGTCTTTGGGCGTGCCTGGATCCGAACTGCACTGACCTGCCGGCCGAGGACCGCGGCGGTCCCATCGGCCGGCTCTACAGCCAGCCGCGGGCGCGCTGCGCCTGCAACGCGCCCGTGCTCGAATATTTTACCTGCCGGTACTGCGGGACGTCCTACGGCCGAGCCTACACCAAAGATGTCAGCCAGCCGAAACAGATATTCGCCGAGGAAGGCCACCAACTGCTCACGGCTGAAGGCTTCATCAAGACCCTGGAGCCACTGGACCTCCTGCTGGAACCGCCCACCACGCCGGCGCTCGGCATTCCCGCCCTCTTCGACCTGGTGACCGGCCGGCTCGACCCGCCCCATCCCAGCGACCGCACCCGGACGGTCTATCTGGCGCCATCCACCGTCGCCATGGCCGGGCAAACCGACGACGGCGACGATGAGGATGACGAGGACGACGAGGTGGATGGCGACGGGCGCCCGGTCGGGGCCGGCCAATTCGCACCCTGCGGCTGCTGCCAGAAATATGCGCGGGGCAACCAGTCCAGCGTTCAGGACCACGTCACCAAGGGCGACCAGCCGTTCCAGGCGCTGCTGAGCTCGCAGATCAAGGTCCAGCCGCCCAGCCCGAAGCCTGCCAGCGAATTCGCGCCGCTTCGTGGCCGGAAGGTGCTGGTGTTCTCGGACTCCCGTCAGGTCGCCGCGCGGCTCGCGCCTACGCTGCAGAACTTCTCGTTCAAGGACACCATCCGCGCTCTGCTGCCGAGGGGTTACCGGATGCTGGAGGAGGGCCTGCCGGCCGTTGTGTTGGATCAGGCCTACATGGCCGTGATTGTCGCCGCCCATCGCTTTGGCGTCCGACTGCGCCCCGGTCTGGAGCCATCGGAGGTCATGCCGAAGCTGCATTACACGGCGCCAGGCGGGATTCCAGACGCCCAGGAACTGATGGCGCTGATCAACGAGAAGCCGCCGGTCAACCTGACGCGCGCCATTGTCGACACCCTGCGGGACAATGTCCTCGGACTGGAAGCCCTTGCTGTCGCCTCCGTGCGCGAGGCCGCCAAGCACAGCGAGAAACTCGCCAGCACACTGCCCAATCTCACCGGCCTCGCGGAAACGCCGGAGGCCAAGCTGGCCGTGGTGCGGGCGTGGCTACGGGCCTGGGTCCGCAAGCCCGGCGTCTGGTTCAAGGACATGCCGCCGGGCTGGTGGGGCGCCGGCGGGCTCGTCCGGGCCCACCGCGGCGAGTTCCAGCCGCTCCGCTACGTGTTCAGCACTCCCGCCCTGAAGTCAGGATTCCGCAAGGGATGGCTGCCGGTACTGCTGCCGCTGCTGACCGAGAATATCAACGGCCAGCACCGCATGGTGGCGCGGAACCTTACGCTGGACCTCGGCGGCTCTTGGCGTCGCTGCAATCGCTGCACATCGGTGCATCGGCCGATCAGCACGCTGGGCGTCTGCATCGACTGCGGGTCGGACGACATCCACGCCTTCGATCCAGACGCCGACAACGTGTTCAAGGCCCGCAAGGGCTTCTATCGCGCGCCGGTGGTGGACGCGCTGACCTCGGACCAGCCGGCGCTGATGTCCCTGATCGCGGCGGAGCATACCGCGCAGCTAAACGCCGCGGGCGCCGACGAGGCGTTCTCGCGCGCTGAACGGCACGAGATGCGCTTCCAGGATATCGACCTGGCATGGCGCACCACGGACGTGCCCGACACCGCGATTGACGTGCTCTCCAGCACTACGACGATGGAGGTCGGGATCGACATCGGCGAGTTGTCGGGCGTGGCCTTACGCAACATGCCGCCCGGCCGGGCCAACTACCAGCAACGCGCCGGCCGCGCGGGTCGCCGCGGCAACGCGGTCGCCACCGTGGTCGCGTTCGGCAGCGCCGACAGCCATGACGACCACTATTTCACGCGCCCCCAGGAAATGATCCGCGGCGAGGTGGTCGACCCGCGTCTGACCTTGGAGAACCCCGACATCGTTCGGCGCCATATCCGGGCGTTCGTCCTGCAGCGCTATCACGAGGCCCGGCTACCAGACCTTGATCATACGACCGACGCCGCCGCCAATCTGTTCTCCGTGCTGGGCAACGTGCGCGACTTCCGCGACTCCACCGGAATCCTTAATCGGATCGACCTGGCCGCGTGGCTGAAGCTGGCGCACACCAACCTCGTGACAGCCCTCCAGCGCTGGTTGCCATCCGAACTGTCGGCGGCCGATCGTGCGCGATTGATCGCCCATTTCGTCCCGGACCTCTTGAGAGCCGTCGACGAAGCGATTGGCGGCCAACCCGTCCTGCCGGCTGGCCCCCATGACGGGGACGATACGGACGTGCTCGAAGCGCCGGAGGACGCAACCCCTGCGGCAGCCATCGAGACGGAGGGCGGGGCGGAGCATGATCCCCAGCCCGAGACCGAAGACTTGGTCGACTTGGCCTCGGACAATCTACTGGACCGGCTGCTCTACTGGGGCGTGCTGCCCCGTTACGCCTTCCCAATGGACGTAGCGCCTTTCTACGTCTTCAGCCCCACCGCCACCGGTTTCCGGCACGAAATGGAGTTCGCGCCAAGCCAAGGCCTCAACGTGGCGCTGTCGCAATACGCCCCAAACAAGCAAATCTGGATCGCGGGAAAACAGTACACTTCCCGGGCCATCTACTCGCCCTTCCCCCACGATCGGAAGAACGCCTGGGGGCGGCGCAAGCTCTACTACGAGTGCGCCCAATGCGGGCACGCCAAGACCACGGACTTTGATCCGGACCGACGGAGCGAGAGGCTCACCTGCGAGGCCTGCCAGACGCCCGGCACGTTCGGACCGAGCAAACCGTGGTTCCGGCCGCCGGGGTTCGCCCACCTCTGGGACCAGCCGGCTGTCACCACGCCGGACGAACCGAACGAGACCGCCTACGCCACCCGGGCGAAGCTTGTCATGTCGAGCGGTGTCCAGGATTTCGATCATGAGATCAACCCGCGCCTGCGCGGACTGGCTACCCGTGAGCCCCTGCTTGTCTCAAACTCTGGGCCCGGCGGTGACGGCTATGAGTATTGCGTGCGCTGCGGCCGCATCGAGTCCGTCGCCTCGCCCGAAGTGAATCTGCGCCAACCTCACACCCTGCCGTTCCCCAACGACAATGAGCCCAACTGCCCGGGCGCGGTTTCGCATGGCGTGGTCCTCGGGGTCGAGTTCGTCACTGACATCGCCCTGTTCTCGCTGAGCTTGGCGGCGCCGATCCGCCTCCCGCCGCCCAACGCGGAGACCGCGTCGGCGATGCGGACGATCTGTGAAGCCGTCGCCAAGGCCACCAGCCAGTTGCTGGAGATCGAACCCGGCGAAATCCTGGCCGAACATCGGCCGGCGTTGAACGACAGCGGCGCCGCTGGCGCCGTGGTCGAAGTCTTCCTCTACGACACCCTGGCCGGCGGTGCCGGGTTCTCGCCGCAGATGGCGTCGCGCGGCGCCGAGCTCTTCTGCAAGGCGCTGGACATCATGGAGCAGTGCCCGGCCGACTGCGATGCCTCCTGCTATCGGTGTCTGCGCAGCTTCCGCAATCGACTCGACCACACCCTGCTGGACCGCAAGCTCGGCGCCCAGGTGCTACGACAGGTGATGACCGGCGTCACTCCGCCGTATTCGTTGGAGCGCGCACAGTCGTCCGTCCAACTGCTGGCGGCAGACCTGCGTCGCCAGTTCTCTGACGACTTCGAAATCGCCACCGCGACAAGCTCGGTGACGCAGGCCCCGATCTGCCTCATACGAAAGTCCACCGGCAAGATCACGCCGCTCGATCTTCATTCGCCGGTCGCGCCCAGCGTACCGCTCCACGCCACACAGGTGAAAGGCGTGGTGCTGATCGACGAACTGCTGGTGCGCAAAAACCTGGGCGAAGCGGTCGCGAAGGTGATAAACGCCCTTTGA
- a CDS encoding Druantia anti-phage system protein DruA, with protein sequence MSAQTGGIAKPFDKEAALKRAIRRHFKTLGFTKNADGALVLPGEGKTVVRQLHRAQRRDRLQSAQPFLERALPKALPSFAEGSELDVSRIRLALRVVKSDTPEADLFRVATMTWSVPVSVGFGRRMRYLVWDESHDRLAGVIALGDPVYNLSVRDNAIGWTVHDRAERLVGLLDAYVLGAVPPYSFLLGGKAVACLVRSRDIFADFQAKYGGTVGVISKVAKSANLLAVTTTSSMGRSSVYNRLRLDGENYFERVGYTIGWGHFHITDTLFEQMRDYLRERDHAYADHHEFGEGPNWRLRTIRAALKALRINETVLKHGIQREVFVAKFAANAFDVLHYGEKEPDVSGLRSVAEISAMAVERWMAPRAARGEIDYHSWTRSQIPRLIRGLVDLPRADLRCTG encoded by the coding sequence GTGAGTGCTCAAACAGGGGGCATTGCTAAGCCCTTCGACAAAGAAGCTGCGCTCAAGCGCGCGATCCGAAGGCATTTCAAAACGCTCGGGTTCACCAAGAACGCGGATGGCGCACTGGTGCTACCGGGCGAGGGCAAAACAGTCGTGCGCCAGCTCCATCGAGCGCAGCGCCGCGATCGTCTGCAGTCAGCCCAGCCGTTCCTGGAACGCGCACTCCCAAAGGCGCTGCCGAGCTTCGCGGAGGGATCGGAGCTCGACGTCAGTCGCATTCGACTGGCCCTGCGCGTAGTGAAGTCCGACACCCCGGAAGCCGATCTCTTCAGGGTCGCGACGATGACCTGGTCGGTGCCAGTCTCGGTCGGGTTCGGTCGGCGGATGCGCTACCTGGTCTGGGACGAGAGTCATGATCGCCTGGCGGGCGTCATCGCCCTCGGCGACCCAGTTTACAACCTCTCGGTCCGTGATAACGCCATCGGCTGGACCGTCCACGACCGCGCGGAACGGCTCGTCGGCTTGCTTGACGCCTATGTCCTCGGGGCGGTCCCACCCTATAGCTTTTTGCTTGGCGGCAAGGCCGTGGCTTGCCTCGTCCGATCACGCGATATCTTCGCGGACTTCCAAGCCAAGTATGGCGGAACGGTCGGCGTGATCTCCAAGGTCGCGAAGAGCGCCAATCTCCTCGCTGTTACCACGACCTCGTCGATGGGAAGATCCTCGGTATACAACCGCCTGCGCCTCGACGGCGAAAACTATTTCGAGCGCGTCGGATACACGATCGGCTGGGGCCACTTCCACATCACCGACACGTTGTTCGAGCAGATGCGGGATTATCTGCGGGAGCGCGACCACGCCTATGCGGACCACCACGAGTTCGGCGAGGGCCCGAACTGGCGGCTTAGGACGATCCGAGCGGCGCTGAAGGCGCTGCGGATCAACGAGACCGTGCTGAAACACGGGATTCAGCGCGAGGTGTTCGTCGCGAAGTTCGCGGCGAACGCTTTCGACGTGCTTCACTACGGCGAGAAGGAGCCTGACGTCAGCGGTCTGCGCAGCGTGGCGGAGATCTCGGCAATGGCGGTCGAGCGGTGGATGGCACCCAGGGCGGCCCGCGGCGAGATCGACTACCACAGTTGGACACGGTCACAGATCCCCCGGCTGATCCGAGGCCTCGTCGACCTGCCCCGCGCCGACCTTCGCTGTACGGGCTAG
- a CDS encoding tyrosine-type recombinase/integrase, with protein MGHSRYDDASRGRTAWNAGKNVGAKRPLTQKQIWAVRFFLDRERRVRDRALFDLAIDSKLRGCDLVKIRIRDFVTGPEIRTRAIVVQQKTGRPVQFEITTDVRASLLAWLERRGGALGDYVFPSRVDDAKHVSTRQYARLVDEWVTAIGLRPEEYGTHSLRRTKASMIYRATGNIRAIQILLGHSKIENTVRYLGVDVEDALLLAERTEI; from the coding sequence ATGGGCCATTCTCGATATGATGATGCCAGCCGCGGGCGCACAGCTTGGAACGCTGGCAAGAATGTAGGAGCGAAGCGTCCGCTCACGCAGAAGCAAATCTGGGCTGTTCGCTTCTTTCTGGATCGTGAGCGCCGCGTTCGGGACCGCGCTCTGTTCGACCTTGCGATAGACAGCAAGCTTCGCGGCTGCGATCTGGTCAAGATCCGGATCCGCGATTTCGTCACCGGGCCGGAAATCAGGACCCGAGCGATCGTTGTTCAGCAGAAGACGGGGCGCCCCGTGCAGTTCGAGATCACCACAGACGTGAGGGCCAGTCTTCTCGCCTGGCTGGAACGGCGAGGTGGCGCGCTCGGGGACTATGTATTCCCGAGCAGGGTTGATGACGCAAAGCACGTGAGCACGAGGCAATATGCACGGCTCGTTGACGAGTGGGTGACCGCGATCGGGTTGCGTCCTGAAGAATACGGAACTCACTCGCTTCGCCGCACGAAGGCATCGATGATCTACAGGGCGACAGGCAACATCCGTGCGATCCAGATATTGCTCGGTCATTCTAAGATCGAGAACACGGTCCGATACCTTGGTGTCGATGTCGAAGATGCGCTGCTCCTGGCGGAGCGAACCGAAATCTGA
- a CDS encoding ATP-binding protein, which produces MAIMLLYPTQQPEDGLTSIDLAIVCVLIIVALPIAALVSMRLSRRILQPLESLALSARRITAGDLTARALVGERTLGETAALIDDFNTMAQRLQDMAADMALWNATIAHELRTPLTILKGRLQGMIDGVFVPDEAALRALVLQVDGLARLVEDLRTVTLADSGHLDLRLASIRLAREIEQMAELMAHDLRASGFHLELDLADLVVEADATRIRQALLALVTNARRYAIRGAITITLASRDETVVLGVADEGPGLSPRMAPGIFDPFVRGVPARVGEPGGNGLGLSVVRAIMEAHGGRVNYRTAPGGGALFEMIFVKARRSPMSHDG; this is translated from the coding sequence ATGGCGATCATGCTCCTCTACCCGACGCAGCAACCCGAGGATGGGCTGACCTCGATCGACCTGGCGATCGTATGCGTCCTGATCATCGTAGCGCTGCCGATCGCCGCCCTGGTCTCCATGCGCCTCTCCCGGCGCATTCTCCAGCCTTTGGAATCGCTTGCCCTGAGCGCTCGGCGCATCACGGCCGGGGACCTGACCGCCAGGGCATTGGTCGGCGAGCGGACCCTTGGCGAGACGGCCGCCCTGATCGACGATTTCAACACGATGGCGCAGCGGTTGCAGGACATGGCGGCCGACATGGCCCTGTGGAACGCCACCATCGCGCACGAGCTTCGCACCCCGCTCACCATCCTGAAGGGGCGGCTGCAGGGCATGATCGATGGCGTGTTCGTGCCGGACGAAGCCGCACTTCGGGCCCTGGTTCTGCAGGTGGACGGATTGGCCCGGCTGGTGGAGGACCTGCGGACTGTCACGCTCGCCGACAGCGGCCATCTGGATCTGCGCCTCGCGTCGATCCGTCTTGCGCGTGAAATCGAGCAGATGGCCGAGCTGATGGCTCACGACCTGCGCGCAAGCGGATTCCATCTGGAGCTCGACCTCGCCGATCTCGTTGTCGAGGCGGACGCGACGCGCATCCGCCAGGCCCTTCTGGCGCTCGTCACCAATGCCCGGCGCTATGCCATAAGGGGCGCGATCACCATCACGCTCGCTTCTCGCGACGAAACGGTTGTGCTCGGCGTCGCTGACGAAGGGCCCGGCCTTTCGCCCCGGATGGCGCCCGGCATCTTCGATCCCTTTGTGCGCGGCGTCCCGGCCCGCGTGGGAGAACCGGGAGGCAACGGTCTCGGCCTTTCCGTCGTGCGCGCCATCATGGAGGCCCATGGCGGGCGCGTGAACTACCGCACCGCACCGGGAGGCGGGGCGTTGTTCGAGATGATCTTCGTGAAGGCGAGGCGGTCCCCGATGTCACACGATGGGTAA
- a CDS encoding response regulator, translated as MPALVLIAEDDDEISAILDAYLVREGFRTVQARDGRVALDLHLALKPDLVLLDVSMPHLDGWETLAELRRRGNTPAIMITALDKDIDRLQGLRIGADDYVGKPFNPIEVVARAKAVLRRSGLATAAGVLRVGDLTIDLDAYQARLGTGAAALPLALTLTEFRILAHMARSPSRVFTRSELVDACLPGSDALDRTVDSHLSKLRKKLEQAGAPGLLPGVRGVGYRLSA; from the coding sequence ATGCCAGCCCTCGTTCTGATTGCAGAAGACGACGACGAGATCTCCGCGATCCTGGATGCCTATCTCGTGCGGGAGGGTTTCCGCACGGTCCAGGCACGCGACGGTCGCGTCGCGCTCGACCTGCATCTCGCGCTGAAGCCGGACCTGGTGCTTCTCGACGTCTCCATGCCGCATCTCGACGGATGGGAAACGCTGGCCGAGCTGAGGCGGCGGGGAAACACGCCGGCCATCATGATCACGGCTCTCGACAAGGACATCGACCGCCTCCAGGGCCTGCGCATCGGCGCTGACGACTATGTCGGGAAGCCCTTCAATCCCATCGAGGTCGTCGCCCGCGCCAAGGCGGTTCTGCGCCGCTCCGGCCTTGCGACGGCGGCGGGCGTGTTGCGGGTCGGCGACCTGACGATCGATCTCGACGCCTATCAGGCGCGTCTTGGAACCGGTGCCGCGGCGCTGCCGCTCGCGCTGACGCTCACCGAGTTCCGCATCCTCGCCCACATGGCGCGAAGCCCCTCCAGGGTCTTCACACGAAGCGAACTCGTCGATGCGTGCCTGCCGGGCTCCGACGCGCTGGACCGCACCGTGGACAGCCATCTCAGCAAGCTGCGCAAGAAGCTCGAGCAGGCCGGCGCGCCGGGCCTGCTGCCGGGCGTACGCGGCGTCGGCTACCGGCTGTCGGCATGA
- a CDS encoding efflux RND transporter periplasmic adaptor subunit has product MTAMTRPRPTPRLALLVATAIVLAACTEAAEPTNSADGSAQTEPTAAAVRVAVLKVQPRRVVVYDELPGRVSARRTAEIRPQVSGIVRTVLFTEGADVSLGQPLFQIDPAPFVADVEAASAVLARARADLVNAAAKHGRVAALAAVKTASAAALGDANATLAQARANVAEAEANLARRTLELSHATIRSPIKGRIGQALATEGSLASVGAATALAVVQQIDSVYLDVRQSSVRWAQMEERSDGDHGADAGAVPVEILMITGKAYDFKGKLLFSDNTVDPGTGSIAIRVEVPDPHRQLLPGMYLRARVPAAVYPQALTVPQQAVRRDPAGRAYLTILASDNTASRREVDLGDLVDRQYVVVSGLKAGETVVVQGQERAEAGLPLESVAYSPSSMAPET; this is encoded by the coding sequence ATGACCGCGATGACGCGCCCCCGCCCAACGCCGAGACTCGCTCTCCTCGTCGCCACGGCGATCGTCCTCGCCGCCTGTACGGAGGCCGCGGAACCCACGAACTCCGCCGACGGCAGCGCGCAGACCGAACCCACGGCGGCCGCCGTGCGCGTCGCGGTGCTGAAAGTCCAGCCGCGCCGGGTGGTCGTCTATGACGAGTTGCCAGGCCGGGTATCGGCTCGCCGAACCGCCGAGATACGTCCGCAAGTCAGCGGCATCGTACGGACCGTGCTCTTCACGGAAGGGGCCGATGTTTCGCTGGGCCAGCCCCTGTTCCAGATCGATCCTGCGCCGTTCGTGGCCGATGTCGAGGCGGCCTCTGCCGTGCTGGCGCGCGCGCGGGCCGATCTTGTCAATGCCGCGGCCAAGCATGGACGGGTCGCGGCGCTGGCCGCGGTGAAGACCGCGAGCGCCGCCGCGCTCGGCGATGCCAACGCGACGCTGGCGCAAGCGCGCGCAAACGTCGCCGAGGCCGAGGCCAACCTGGCCCGCCGCACGCTCGAACTGTCTCACGCCACGATCCGCAGCCCGATCAAAGGCCGCATCGGTCAGGCCCTCGCAACGGAGGGCAGCCTGGCATCCGTCGGCGCCGCGACCGCCCTCGCGGTCGTCCAGCAGATCGACAGCGTCTATCTCGACGTCCGCCAGTCGTCCGTCCGCTGGGCGCAGATGGAGGAAAGATCCGACGGGGACCACGGCGCCGACGCGGGCGCCGTTCCCGTCGAGATCCTCATGATCACGGGCAAGGCCTACGACTTCAAGGGAAAGCTGCTGTTCTCCGACAATACGGTGGACCCGGGAACAGGCAGTATCGCGATACGCGTGGAGGTGCCGGACCCGCACCGCCAACTGCTGCCGGGCATGTATCTGCGCGCCCGGGTACCCGCCGCGGTCTACCCGCAGGCTCTGACCGTTCCGCAGCAGGCCGTGCGCCGCGATCCGGCGGGCCGCGCGTATCTCACGATCCTCGCGAGCGACAACACCGCCAGCCGCCGCGAGGTCGACCTGGGAGACCTGGTAGACCGGCAATATGTGGTCGTGTCGGGCCTCAAGGCCGGCGAGACCGTGGTCGTCCAGGGCCAGGAGCGCGCGGAGGCGGGCCTGCCTCTGGAGTCCGTCGCCTACAGCCCCTCCTCAATGGCACCGGAAACCTGA